Proteins encoded in a region of the Phycisphaerae bacterium genome:
- a CDS encoding type II secretion system protein has product MKPTASIAAFRIPNSTRVEPLSRFAFTLIEVLVVVSIIALLVAILLPSLTAARQQANTTVCGANLRSIGQGILIYIDDHKGVLPSYTRESRVDSTVSVFQNNQFYLYGDYVNGSGPDKGRRPVNKYIHGKSGVYHCPLDAQNPVYAAAIGHEYKDTYQRWGNSYPYNVALGSVYYSGPAYGLEANCLPVLYQKRIEQIRGTSRIVMAGDITSVYPQHWTYNKTAPWYASFFTHDRKKPKCNLLFVDGHVAPAMMRDPPGHILNGDYSMVLLGTPPAWYGGTTP; this is encoded by the coding sequence ATGAAGCCGACAGCCTCAATCGCCGCTTTCCGCATTCCCAACAGCACCCGAGTTGAACCACTCTCTCGCTTCGCCTTCACCCTCATCGAGGTGCTCGTCGTCGTCTCGATCATCGCGTTGCTCGTGGCGATCCTGCTGCCGTCGCTCACAGCGGCCCGACAGCAGGCCAACACCACGGTATGCGGGGCCAACCTCCGCTCGATCGGCCAGGGCATCCTGATCTACATCGACGATCACAAGGGGGTCCTTCCTTCGTATACACGGGAGAGCCGGGTTGACTCAACCGTCTCGGTCTTCCAGAACAACCAGTTCTATCTCTACGGCGACTACGTCAACGGCTCGGGTCCGGACAAGGGCCGCCGACCGGTGAACAAGTACATCCACGGCAAGAGCGGCGTGTATCACTGCCCGCTCGATGCTCAGAACCCGGTCTACGCGGCCGCTATCGGACACGAGTACAAGGATACCTATCAGCGCTGGGGCAACAGCTATCCCTACAACGTGGCGTTGGGCAGTGTGTATTACTCGGGCCCGGCCTACGGGCTCGAAGCCAACTGCCTCCCGGTTCTCTACCAGAAGAGAATCGAACAGATCCGCGGCACGTCCCGGATCGTCATGGCGGGAGACATCACGTCCGTCTACCCGCAACATTGGACCTACAACAAGACCGCACCATGGTACGCCAGCTTCTTCACCCACGACCGGAAGAAGCCCAAATGCAATCTGCTGTTCGTGGACGGCCATGTCGCCCCGGCGATGATGCGCGATCCGCCGGGACATATCCTCAACGGGGATTACTCGATGGTGCTGCTCGGGACGCCTCCGGCATGGTACGGAGGCACGACTCCTTGA